In a genomic window of Occallatibacter riparius:
- a CDS encoding DUF2231 domain-containing protein codes for MADEIAVSKDPVARWAERQDWIRPEVEKTAQGAIHSSFELMGPAGDRVRSFLQGEWLHEPLHSAITDVPVGAWTATVTLDSLSAMCPGRGMDAAADATLWLGLLGAIASAAAGLADWAYIDEPRPRRVGAVHALLNIGATALFTASACVRKRNRNNGRALAGIGFAVVALSAHLGGNLVYEHKMGMQQDNGGSAPAESGGTGI; via the coding sequence ATGGCAGACGAGATTGCGGTGAGCAAGGACCCGGTTGCGCGCTGGGCCGAGCGGCAGGACTGGATTCGTCCCGAAGTAGAGAAGACCGCTCAGGGAGCCATTCACTCGAGTTTTGAGCTGATGGGGCCTGCGGGCGATCGCGTGCGGTCATTTCTGCAGGGCGAGTGGCTGCACGAGCCGCTGCATTCCGCGATCACTGATGTGCCAGTGGGGGCTTGGACCGCGACCGTAACGCTGGACTCTCTCTCCGCCATGTGCCCCGGCCGCGGCATGGACGCAGCGGCAGACGCCACGCTCTGGCTGGGCCTGCTGGGTGCAATCGCTTCAGCGGCCGCGGGTCTAGCGGACTGGGCCTACATCGACGAGCCACGCCCGCGCCGGGTGGGCGCTGTGCATGCGCTCCTCAACATCGGAGCCACCGCGCTCTTCACGGCATCCGCATGCGTGCGCAAGCGCAACCGCAACAACGGCCGCGCACTGGCGGGCATAGGGTTTGCCGTGGTGGCCTTGTCAGCACACCTCGGCGGCAACCTCGTCTACGAGCACAAAATGGGCATGCAGCAGGACAACGGCGGCAGCGCGCCGGCCGAGTCCGGTGGAACCGGCATCTGA